One genomic region from Anguilla rostrata isolate EN2019 chromosome 2, ASM1855537v3, whole genome shotgun sequence encodes:
- the LOC135247631 gene encoding zinc finger protein 41-like, with protein sequence MTACTLDHFKMESFNSAGEHSLSSLKSVRITDGNSRIRWRSTKNENINLLNTADSHFETSLKSVQTKTETDEPDHVNQEQNMHTTVKTKPEKHIQIHSQEITRHNGNLGNSTRNTLQTELVSGFAEFQNETDKELNDCSALRKRSGLQIDGILSEGLNPKTRCEIDLDEKPFICKDSGKHLRSSEVTERQKGIHTGEKSYSCRLYSCPDCGKIFRKSGNLKRHQLIHQRTHPKVNTGQEPYSCSDCGKSFCHLGNLKQHLLTHTDESYSCTVCGKIFFRLGTLERHQLLHTGERLYTCSECGKSFTHLGSLHTHQRIHKGGKTYICTECGQRFYRLGSFKEHQRIHTVEKEYTCIICGDSFNHLGHFKQHEQVHTKETLLMP encoded by the coding sequence ATGACAGCGTGCACTCTGGATCATTTTAAGATGGAGTCTTTTAACTCAGCTGGAGAGCACTCTTTATCCTCTTTGAAATCAGTCAGAATCACCGATGGGAACAGCAGAATCAGATGGAGGAgcactaaaaatgaaaacattaaccTTCTCAACACTGCAGACTCACACTTTGAAACTTCTCTAAAGTCTGTCCAAACTAAAACTGAGACCGATGAACCTGACCATGTTAATCAGGAGCAGAATATGCACACTACTGTTAAAACTAAGCCTGAGAAACATATTCAAATTCATTCACAAGAAATCACCAGACACAATGGAAATCTTGGAAATTCAACAAgaaacacactgcagactgAATTGGTGAGTGGTTTTGctgaatttcaaaatgaaacagacaAGGAACTGAATGACTGTAGTGCTCTTAGAAAGAGGTCAGGTCTGCAGATTGATGGAATTTTGAGTGAGGGATTAAACCCGAAGACTCGCTGTGAAATTGACCTGGATGAGAAACCTTTTATCTGCAAAGACAGTGGGAAACATTTACGAAGTTCTGAGgtcacagaaagacagaaaggcaTTCACACAGGAGAGAAGTCATATTCATGCAGACTGTATTCTTGCCCAGACTGTGGAAAGATCTTCAGGAAATCTGGAAATCTCAAAAGACATCAGCTGATTCACCAGCGAACCCACCCAAAAGTAAACACAGGGCAGGAGCCATATTCCTGCTCAGACTGTGGAAAAAGTTTCTGCCATTTGGGAAATTtaaaacagcatctgctaaCTCACACGGATGAGTCATACTCTTGCACAGTGTGTGGGAAAATCTTCTTTCGCTTAGGGACCTTAGAACGACATCAGTTGcttcacacaggtgagagacTATATACCTGCAGTGAGTGTGGGAAGAGCTTCACGCACTTGGGAAGCTTACACACTCACCAGAGAATTCACAAAGGAGgaaaaacatatatatgtacagaaTGTGGACAGAGGTTCTATCGGTTAGGAAGTTTTAAAGAACATCAGCGAATTCACACAGTTGAGAAAGAATACACCTGCATTATTTGTGGTGATAGTTTTAATCACTTGGGCCACTTTAAACAGCATGAGCAAGTTCACACCAAAGAAACATTACTCATGCCCTGA